From Nicotiana tabacum cultivar K326 chromosome 15, ASM71507v2, whole genome shotgun sequence, the proteins below share one genomic window:
- the LOC142169464 gene encoding protein LE25-like, whose protein sequence is MQTAKDGAASAKAGMEKPKATVQEKAERMTTRDPLKKEMATDKKEDKKAAAELEKREAKEHTAAAGHGVQHPHVGGGTGTGSTF, encoded by the exons atgcAGACAGCAAAGGACGGAGCAGCCTCAGCAAAGGCTGGTATGGAGAAGCCCAAAGCCACTGTTCAAGAAAAG GCGGAGAGGATGACAACTAGGGATCCACTGAAGAAAGAAATGGCGACGGACAAGAAAGAGGACAAGAAAGCAGCAGCAGAGCTGGAAAAGAGAGAGGCCAAAGAACACACTGCAGCTGCAGGACATGGAGTTCAACATCCCCATGTTGGTGGAGGAACTGGAACTGGCTCTACCTTTTAG